The Kluyvera intermedia genome window below encodes:
- the hisP gene encoding histidine ABC transporter ATP-binding protein HisP, translated as MSDKKLSIIDLHKHYGEHEVLKGVSLQANAGDVISIIGSSGSGKSTFLRCINFLEKPSEGTIVVNGQNIGLVRDNDGQLKVADKNQLRLLRTRLTMVFQHFNLWSHMTVLENVMEAPIQVLGLSKQEARARAVKYLAKVGIDERQQAKYPVHLSGGQQQRVSIARALAMEPEVLLFDEPTSALDPELVGEVLRIMQQLAEEGKTMVVVTHEMGFARHVSSHVIFLHQGKIEEEGEPDEVFGNPKSARLQQFLSGALK; from the coding sequence TATCGCTGCAGGCGAACGCTGGCGATGTGATCAGCATTATCGGTTCGTCCGGTTCAGGTAAAAGTACCTTCTTACGCTGCATCAACTTCCTCGAAAAACCGAGTGAAGGCACGATTGTTGTCAATGGGCAGAATATTGGTCTGGTCCGTGATAACGATGGGCAACTGAAGGTGGCGGATAAAAATCAGCTGCGTTTACTGCGTACCCGACTGACCATGGTGTTTCAACACTTCAACCTCTGGAGCCATATGACGGTGCTGGAGAACGTGATGGAAGCGCCCATTCAGGTATTGGGATTAAGTAAGCAAGAGGCTCGCGCACGGGCAGTCAAATACCTGGCGAAAGTAGGTATTGATGAACGTCAGCAGGCGAAATATCCGGTACATCTCTCCGGTGGTCAGCAGCAGCGCGTGTCTATTGCGCGTGCGCTGGCGATGGAGCCGGAAGTGTTGCTGTTTGATGAACCGACCTCTGCGCTTGACCCTGAACTGGTCGGTGAGGTGCTGCGTATTATGCAGCAGCTTGCGGAAGAGGGAAAAACCATGGTTGTCGTGACTCACGAAATGGGCTTTGCGCGGCATGTCTCCTCTCACGTGATTTTCCTGCATCAGGGGAAAATTGAGGAAGAGGGCGAGCCAGATGAGGTCTTCGGCAACCCAAAAAGCGCACGTCTACAGCAGTTCTTGAGCGGTGCGCTAAAATAA